One window of Triticum dicoccoides isolate Atlit2015 ecotype Zavitan chromosome 5A, WEW_v2.0, whole genome shotgun sequence genomic DNA carries:
- the LOC119300702 gene encoding translation initiation factor eIF-2B subunit alpha-like isoform X1: protein MELDAAQNPNPEPPISAYYQTRAEHHAVVSSDWLDHAAAAASLPDAHADADAAPPPSPGSNGGGVIEEFNFWRRKPEAAEAVAAIMALAAVIRSSRATTMMELEIELKKASDKLKSWDATSISLSAACDLFMRFVTRTSHLEHEKFDAAKSRLIERGEKFGEISLKARKTIAMLSQDFISDGCTMLVHGYSRVVLEILKLAASSRKLFRVLCTEGRPDRTGLRMSNELAALGIPVKVLIDSAVAYSMDEVDMVFVGADGVVESGGIINMMGTYQIALVAHSMNKPLYVAAESYKFARLYPLDQKDMTPAHRPIDFGVPIPAGVEVETSARDYTPPQYLTLLLTDLGVLTPSVVSDELIQLYL, encoded by the exons ATGGAGCTCGACGCCGCCCAAAACCCTAACCCCGAACCCCCCATCTCCGCCTACTACCAGACGCGGGCGGAGCACCATGCCGTCGTATCCAGCGACTGGCTCGAccacgccgccgctgccgcctctcTCCCCGATGcgcacgccgacgccgacgccgccccACCCCCCTCCCCCGGGAGCAACGGCGGCGGCGTCATCGAGGAGTTCAACTTCTGGCGCCGCAAGCCGGAGGCCGCCGAGGCGGTTGCCGCCATCATGGCGCTCGCCGCCGTCATCCGCTCCAGCAGGGCCACCACCATGatggagctcgagatcgagctcaagAAGGCTTCCGACAAACTGAAG TCCTGGGATGCTACTTCCATTTCTCTGTCTGCTGCTTGTGATTTGTTCATGCGCTTTGTAACAAGAACATCACATTTGGAGCATGAGAAATTTGATGCAGCAAAATCACGCCTAATTGAGCGAGGGGAAAAGTTTGGAGAGATATCATTAAAG GCCCGTAAGACAATTGCAATGCTCAGCCAAGATTTCATCTCAGATGGGTGCACTATGCTGGTACATGGTTATTCCAGAGTGGTGTTGGAAATCCTGAAGCTAGCTGCCTCAAGTCGCAAACTCTTCCGTGTATTATGCACAG AGGGCAGACCAGACAGAACTGGCCTACGAATGTCAAATGAACTTGCAGCATTAGGTATTCCTGTTAAGGTGCTAATTGATTCAGCTGTTGCTTACTCCATGGATGAAGTTGACATGGTATTTGTTGGTGCTGATGGGGTTGTTGAAAGTGGAGGAATTATTAATATGATGGGGACTTACCAGATAGCTCTTGTAGCTCATAGCATGAATAAACCTCTATACGTGGCCGCTGAAAGTTATAAG TTTGCTCGTCTATATCCCCTGGACCAGAAGGACATGACACCAGCTCATCGACCGATAGATTTTGGAGTTCCGATACCTGCTGGTGTGGAAGTTGAGACATCGGCAAGAGACTATACTCCTCCCCAGTACCTCACACTTCTTTTGACTGATCTTGGTGTTCTGACACCATCCGTTGTGAGCGATGAGCTCATCCAACTGTACCTATGA
- the LOC119300702 gene encoding translation initiation factor eIF-2B subunit alpha-like isoform X2, translating into MELDAAQNPNPEPPISAYYQTRAEHHAVVSSDWLDHAAAAASLPDAHADADAAPPPSPGSNGGGVIEEFNFWRRKPEAAEAVAAIMALAAVIRSSRATTMMELEIELKKASDKLKARKTIAMLSQDFISDGCTMLVHGYSRVVLEILKLAASSRKLFRVLCTEGRPDRTGLRMSNELAALGIPVKVLIDSAVAYSMDEVDMVFVGADGVVESGGIINMMGTYQIALVAHSMNKPLYVAAESYKFARLYPLDQKDMTPAHRPIDFGVPIPAGVEVETSARDYTPPQYLTLLLTDLGVLTPSVVSDELIQLYL; encoded by the exons ATGGAGCTCGACGCCGCCCAAAACCCTAACCCCGAACCCCCCATCTCCGCCTACTACCAGACGCGGGCGGAGCACCATGCCGTCGTATCCAGCGACTGGCTCGAccacgccgccgctgccgcctctcTCCCCGATGcgcacgccgacgccgacgccgccccACCCCCCTCCCCCGGGAGCAACGGCGGCGGCGTCATCGAGGAGTTCAACTTCTGGCGCCGCAAGCCGGAGGCCGCCGAGGCGGTTGCCGCCATCATGGCGCTCGCCGCCGTCATCCGCTCCAGCAGGGCCACCACCATGatggagctcgagatcgagctcaagAAGGCTTCCGACAAACTGAAG GCCCGTAAGACAATTGCAATGCTCAGCCAAGATTTCATCTCAGATGGGTGCACTATGCTGGTACATGGTTATTCCAGAGTGGTGTTGGAAATCCTGAAGCTAGCTGCCTCAAGTCGCAAACTCTTCCGTGTATTATGCACAG AGGGCAGACCAGACAGAACTGGCCTACGAATGTCAAATGAACTTGCAGCATTAGGTATTCCTGTTAAGGTGCTAATTGATTCAGCTGTTGCTTACTCCATGGATGAAGTTGACATGGTATTTGTTGGTGCTGATGGGGTTGTTGAAAGTGGAGGAATTATTAATATGATGGGGACTTACCAGATAGCTCTTGTAGCTCATAGCATGAATAAACCTCTATACGTGGCCGCTGAAAGTTATAAG TTTGCTCGTCTATATCCCCTGGACCAGAAGGACATGACACCAGCTCATCGACCGATAGATTTTGGAGTTCCGATACCTGCTGGTGTGGAAGTTGAGACATCGGCAAGAGACTATACTCCTCCCCAGTACCTCACACTTCTTTTGACTGATCTTGGTGTTCTGACACCATCCGTTGTGAGCGATGAGCTCATCCAACTGTACCTATGA
- the LOC119300701 gene encoding proteasome subunit alpha type-5-like, translating into MFLTRTEYDRGVNTFSPEGRLFQVEYAIEAIKLGSTAIGLKTKDGVVLAVEKRVTSPLLEPSSVEKIMEIDEHVGCAMSGLIADARTLVEHARVETQNHRFSYGEPMTVESTTQAICDLALRFGEGEEESMSRPFGVSLLIAGHDENGPSLYYTDPSGTFWQCNAKAIGSGSEGADSSLQEQFNKELTLQEAETIALSILKQVMEEKVTPNNVDIARVAPNYHLYTPAEVEAVIARL; encoded by the exons ATGTTCCTCACGAG GACGGAGTACGACCGCGGCGTGAACACCTTTTCGCCGGAGGGACGCCTATTCCAGGTCGAGTACGCCATCGAGGCCATCAAG CTGGGATCTACTGCAATCGGGTTGAAGACGAAGGATGGGGTTGTTCTTGCTGTGGAGAAACGTGTGACGTCTCCGTTGCT GGAACCTAGCAGTGTTGAGAAAATCATGGAAATTGATGAGCATGTAGGCTGTGCCATGAGTGGCCTTATTGCTGATGCAAGAACATTGGTTGAGCATGCTCGAGTGGAGACCCAA AACCATAGATTCTCATATGGGGAACCGATGACAGTTGAGTCCACCACACAAGCTATTTGCGATCTAGCTCTTCGCTTTGGAGAAGGTGAAGAAGAGTCTATG TCACGACCTTTTGGAGTTTCTCTCCTTATTGCTGGTCATGATGAAAATGGGCCGAGCTT GTACTACACTGACCCATCTGGAACCTTTTGGCAGTGCAATGCCAAGGCAATAGGGTCAGGCTCTGAGGGTGCCGATAGTTCCTTGCAGGAGCAGTTCAACAAG GAGCTGACCCTTCAGGAGGCTGAAACCATTGCTCTATCTATCCTGAAACAGGTTATGGAAGAAAAG GTGACTCCAAATAATGTCGACATCGCCAGGGTCGCGCCGAACTACCACCTTTACACCCCTGCAGAGGTTGAAGCAGTCATAGCACGATTGTGA